From Rhodococcus sp. B7740, one genomic window encodes:
- a CDS encoding adenylate/guanylate cyclase domain-containing protein, with translation MSDVILWIVAGVELAAIIALGVVLIVSRRKLGSTRRALDRALAESQQRRKRRGLVPFAIRTAFHTTDLLINKGFGATVRNSVEDLAGWAKVERPDLARMTADGDIVVMFSDIEGSTARNEELGDRGWVKLLEKHNKLIRKHVDDHGGHVVKSQGDGYMIAFSDPAQAVRCGVKVQEALLKNPDRWDRIRVRMGVHVGSSVRRGDDLFGLNVAMAARVAGQADGGEILVSEPVRNAIGTAHDLTLGTPRDVELKGMSGTFQLYPVALPVLPDAEVEQLG, from the coding sequence ATGAGCGACGTGATCCTGTGGATAGTTGCCGGAGTCGAACTCGCCGCCATCATCGCTCTCGGTGTGGTCTTGATCGTCTCGCGTCGAAAGCTCGGCAGCACACGCCGTGCCCTGGACCGTGCGCTTGCCGAATCGCAACAACGGCGTAAGCGACGAGGCCTGGTCCCCTTCGCGATCAGAACCGCCTTTCACACGACGGACTTACTCATCAACAAGGGTTTCGGCGCAACGGTCCGCAACTCCGTCGAAGACCTCGCGGGCTGGGCCAAGGTGGAACGACCCGACTTGGCACGCATGACGGCCGACGGCGACATCGTGGTGATGTTCTCCGACATCGAGGGGTCCACCGCACGCAACGAGGAACTCGGCGACCGCGGCTGGGTGAAGCTGCTCGAGAAGCACAACAAGCTGATCCGCAAACACGTCGACGACCACGGAGGTCACGTGGTCAAGAGCCAAGGCGACGGCTACATGATCGCCTTCTCCGACCCTGCCCAAGCGGTGCGCTGCGGGGTGAAAGTCCAAGAGGCGTTGCTGAAGAACCCCGATCGCTGGGACCGCATCCGCGTACGCATGGGCGTACACGTGGGCAGTTCCGTGCGACGCGGCGACGACCTCTTCGGACTCAACGTCGCTATGGCCGCACGCGTCGCCGGACAGGCCGACGGCGGTGAAATTCTGGTCAGCGAACCGGTGCGCAATGCCATCGGTACCGCGCATGATCTGACTCTCGGGACGCCCCGAGACGTCGAGCTCAAGGGAATGAGCGGAACCTTTCAGTTGTATCCGGTTGCGCTACCGGTGTTGCCCGACGCCGAGGTCGAGCAACTCGGCTAG
- a CDS encoding GlxA family transcriptional regulator, translating to MRIALYAFDGITMFHLAAPLMVFGEVTRLGLAPDWETRVWSDEAGSIRTEEGFPVGEIVGPDTVDWADIVIVTSWPESLPHIGTDFSNALRGAHTRGAEIAGLCLGSFAVADTGLLAGRPAVTHWTKMPELRERNAHAGVDESVLYIDHGDVMTSAGTASSIDSCLHIVRKHLGSAAATRVARSLVVAPHRDGGQAQYIERPVVEAAGDTTIADVQSWALERLDEPLPIERLAERARMSRRSFIRQFQLETGSTPARWVLDKRLEEARSLLETTDRSIENIATLCGFGSPVTLRQNFRSAFAVTPTAYRRHFAVGCAPTDAADRQG from the coding sequence ATGCGCATCGCGCTCTACGCGTTCGATGGCATCACGATGTTCCACCTCGCTGCGCCGCTGATGGTGTTCGGCGAGGTGACCCGACTCGGGCTCGCCCCGGACTGGGAGACGCGGGTGTGGTCCGACGAAGCCGGGTCGATCCGCACCGAGGAGGGGTTTCCGGTCGGCGAGATCGTTGGGCCCGATACCGTCGACTGGGCCGACATCGTCATCGTGACGTCCTGGCCGGAGTCGTTGCCGCACATAGGTACCGACTTCTCGAACGCACTTCGCGGAGCGCATACGCGAGGCGCCGAGATCGCGGGTCTGTGTCTCGGTTCGTTTGCCGTCGCAGACACTGGCTTGCTCGCCGGCCGCCCCGCCGTCACACACTGGACGAAAATGCCCGAGCTGCGGGAGCGAAACGCGCACGCGGGCGTCGACGAGTCCGTGCTCTACATCGACCACGGTGACGTGATGACCTCTGCGGGCACTGCGTCGTCGATCGATTCCTGCCTCCACATCGTCCGCAAGCACCTCGGTTCGGCTGCGGCGACGCGGGTGGCTCGCAGCCTGGTGGTCGCACCCCATCGCGACGGCGGGCAAGCGCAGTACATCGAACGTCCGGTCGTCGAAGCAGCCGGAGACACCACGATCGCCGACGTACAGAGCTGGGCACTCGAACGACTGGACGAGCCGTTGCCCATCGAGCGACTGGCCGAACGCGCGCGCATGAGCCGACGCAGCTTCATCCGCCAGTTTCAGCTCGAGACAGGGTCCACCCCCGCTCGCTGGGTGCTGGACAAACGACTCGAGGAAGCTCGGAGCCTGCTCGAAACCACCGATCGCAGTATCGAGAACATCGCGACACTGTGCGGATTCGGTAGCCCCGTCACATTGCGTCAGAACTTCCGCTCGGCATTCGCGGTGACCCCGACGGCGTATCGACGGCACTTCGCGGTCGGTTGCGCACCCACGGATGCGGCCGACAGGCAAGGATGA